In the genome of Mycteria americana isolate JAX WOST 10 ecotype Jacksonville Zoo and Gardens chromosome 7, USCA_MyAme_1.0, whole genome shotgun sequence, one region contains:
- the LOC142413124 gene encoding methylcrotonoyl-CoA carboxylase beta chain, mitochondrial-like translates to MRPSYHFCSATQAFLEGRGPACATPKHPEGTEAAGDPGAEEDGSETGRGAGRRRTAARPGSGCVGPRAGSCSPARPGPSRPRGAARPHRQARPVPGTRAEDTRGQRTPGGGPPCGLRSRPERRARTGRLSGGCPTLRVMWNTVTLCSLGRLPPHTTPPLLPRLQTFNRVFERKYKDLCHGKQPAHILQNQGLKRTRNMLPCRLVSNKAKCRRYTKTYPVLDGRILSVYQHVFEENLRNSEAVIKRYSELLEMVSKGGGENAILRHTQRNKKLFVRERLKLLLDDESFLELSPLAGLNMPYGDVPAAGCLTGIGKICGVWCVFMANDATVKGGTIYPIGVKKQLRAQEIAMQNRLLSVYLVDSGGAFLPLQSELFPDKSHGGRIFYNEAIMSAMRIPQVAVVCGSCVAGGAYVPTMAEEAVIIDKIGTLFLAGPPLVKAATGEYVSPEDLGGAKLHSKVSGCSDHFASSEKEAYECIRNVISTINYDPLPEEVIEHDSPLYSSDELLGLAPRDYRCTLPVKLILSRLMDGSRFQEFKANYGTTLVTGFGHVEGHLVGIVANNGELSHDAALKGSHFVQLCSQRSIPILFLQNTAPHTAEPTSISQAEAHSNRLKAQASMMAAVACAAVPKITIVIGGCYGSESYVMCGRSFSPNFLFLWPNARVALVDSRHFSTVPHTGDNDCTGDESELKQLKEKLEEESSAFYSSARLWDDGVILPQNTRKVIAQCLEILEQQKYQVISPYQYPVLRM, encoded by the exons ATGAg GCCAAGTTACCACTTTTGCAGCGCTACCCAGGCCTTCCTTGAGGGCAGAGGCCCAGCGTGCGCCACACCGAAGCACCCAGAGGGGACTGAGGCGGCGGGAGACCCCGGCGCGGAGGAGGACGGCTCCGAGACGGGACGCGGGGCG gggaggaggcgCACGGCAGCACGACCCGGCTCCGGCTGTGTGGGGCCGCGGGCGGGAAGCTGCAGCCCGGCGCGGCCAGGCCcgtcccggccccggggcgcaGCAAGGCCCCACCGGCAGGCCCGGCCCGTCCCGGGCACCCGGGCAGAGGACACCCGGGGGCAGAGGACACCCGGGGGCGGGCCGCCGTGTGGGTTGCGGAGCCGCCCCGAGAGGCGGGCCCGGACCGGACGGCTCAGCGGCGGCTGCCCGA ctCTTAGGGTCATGTGGAACACTGTCACTTTGTGCTCCCTTGGCAGACTGCCCCCCCATACCACACCTCCGCTGCTTCCAAGGTTACAAACCTTCAATCGCGTGTTTGAAAGAAAGTATAAGGACTTGTGTCATGGTAAACAACCCGCACACATACTGCAGAATCAGGGGTTGAAAAGGACACGCAACATGCTGCCCTGCCGTTTAGTAAGTAATAAAGCAAAGTGTAGACGGTATACAAAAACTTACCCGGTTTTAGATGGACGTATCCTGTCTGTGTATCAACATGTGTTTGAAGAAAATTTAAGGAACAGTGAGGCTGTTATTAAAAG ATATTCAGAGTTGCTAGAGATGGTCAGTAAAGGAGGGGGCGAGAATGCCATCTTGCGTCATACTCAGAGAAACAAGAAGCTGTTTGTTCGTGAACGCCTCAAGTTGCTACTTGATGATGAGTCTTTCCTTGAGCTGTCTCCGCTGGCTGGCCTCAATATGCCATATGGTGATGTCCCTGCTGCTGGGTGCCTTACTG GAATTGGCAAAATCTGTGGGGTCTGGTGTGTCTTCATGGCAAATGACGCAACTGTGAAAGGGGGAACTATTTATCCAATTGGAGTGAAGAAACAATTAAGAGCTCAAGAAATAGCCATGCAGAACAGACTGTTATCTGTGTACCTCGTTGACAGCGGGGGAGCATTCCTACCACTACAG TCAGAGCTGTTTCCTGACAAGTCACACGGTGGCAGAATTTTCTACAATGAAGCAATAATGTCTGCCATGAGAATCCCTCAG GTGGCAGTGGTGTGTGGCTCCTGTGTAGCTGGAGGGGCTTATGTTCCAACCATGGCAGAAGAAGCTGTGATTATAGATAAAATTGGTACGCTGTTCCTTGCTGGCCCACCTCTGGTAAAAGCTGCTACAGGAGAATATGTCTCTCCCGAGGACCTAGGAGGAGCTAAACTTCACTCTAA AGTCAGCGGCTGTAGTGACCATTTTGCATCTTCGGAAAAGGAAGCCTATGAATGTATTCGAAATGTTATCTCTACAATAAATTATGATCCCCTGCCAGAGGAGGTCATAGAGCATGACAGTCCTCTGTATAGTTCTGATGAGCTCTTGGGACTGGCACCGCGAGATTATAGGTGTACTCTTCCTGTAAAATTG ATTCTGAGCCGTCTGATGGATGGAAGCAGATTCCAGGAATTCAAGGCTAATTATGGAACAACATTAGTAACAGGATTTGGCCATGTGGAAGG GCACTTGGTGGGGATAGTGGCTAACAACGGGGAGCTGTCTCATGATGCTGCTCTCAAGGGTAGCCATTTTGTACAGCTGTGCAGTCAGCGGAGCATTCCCATCCTCTTTCTCCAAAATACTGCTCCACATACAGCAGAGCCAACAAGCATCTCGCAG gcaGAGGCTCACTCCAACAGATTAAAAGCCCAGGCCTCCATGATGGCTGCTGTTGCTTGTGCTGCTGTTCCCAAAATAACCATTGTAATCGGTGGCTGTTACGGGAGCGAAAGTTATGTTATG TGCGGGAGATCGTTCAGTCCAAACTTTCTGTTCTTGTGGCCTAATGCAAGAGTTGCTCTTGTGGATTCAAGACATTTCTCCACAGTCCCACACACTGGAGACAATGACTGTACAGGAGATGAATCAGAGctaaaacagctgaaagaaaa GCTAGAGGAAGAAAGCAGTGCATTTTACTCCTCTGCCAGACTCTGGGATGATGGTGTAATTCTACCTCAAAATACTAGAAAG